One Romeriopsis navalis LEGE 11480 genomic window carries:
- a CDS encoding PrsW family glutamic-type intramembrane protease, translated as MDNANPIALLRHQSNRPDGQTGVNPEQAQLPLDQIVAIGREPSGQIVIDSNTYGMVSRRHAELRYEPANTTNDGANWWLCDLNSANGTYLNQQKLQGCQTLKHGDCITLGQDGPKFIFELIPRRPVAPIGQPGRRLPRRVPQPLPDQTANRPLSVAKTNEADITLTQLFPILSNGLDLRRKAYLMPGAIVVTFVVAMFMTIDVPRAFNLLLASFLAIGCYYVIYQLCGKEKPPILLLGTALMTMLLLRSPLLQLFIWWFRDVLPGAVPTNPSALSFPVRLVRMFFGAGLMEELLKVVPLFLILGLSRGAKPAVKNRWGITEPLDGILLGAASAIGFTMSETLGQYVPEIIQSAQFEAGQLRGLQLLIPRLLGAISGHMAYSGYFGYFIGLSVLRPRSRWRILGIGYITAAGLHALWNTMGGVNPVLLAIVGMLSYAFLAASIVKARSLSPNRQKNFATRLKED; from the coding sequence ATGGATAACGCGAACCCGATCGCATTACTCCGGCATCAATCCAATCGCCCCGATGGTCAGACGGGGGTGAATCCTGAGCAGGCCCAGCTCCCGCTTGATCAGATTGTGGCGATCGGGCGCGAACCCAGTGGTCAAATCGTGATTGACTCGAATACGTATGGCATGGTTTCACGCCGGCATGCGGAACTGCGCTATGAACCGGCAAATACGACCAACGATGGGGCAAATTGGTGGCTATGTGACTTGAATAGTGCCAATGGCACCTATCTGAATCAACAGAAACTCCAGGGCTGTCAGACGCTCAAGCACGGCGACTGCATTACTTTGGGACAAGACGGCCCCAAATTTATCTTTGAGCTGATCCCCCGTCGACCAGTCGCACCAATCGGTCAGCCGGGTCGTCGATTGCCACGCCGTGTGCCCCAGCCATTACCCGACCAAACAGCCAATCGCCCTCTGAGTGTCGCCAAAACCAACGAAGCAGATATTACACTCACGCAACTATTTCCCATCCTGTCCAATGGCTTAGATCTTCGTCGTAAGGCCTATTTGATGCCTGGGGCAATCGTCGTCACATTTGTGGTGGCGATGTTTATGACTATCGATGTCCCACGGGCATTTAACTTACTGCTGGCCAGCTTCTTGGCGATCGGTTGTTACTACGTGATTTATCAACTTTGCGGCAAAGAGAAACCGCCGATTTTACTGCTAGGCACAGCATTAATGACCATGCTGCTGTTGCGCAGTCCACTCTTACAACTGTTTATCTGGTGGTTTCGTGATGTTTTACCCGGTGCCGTCCCAACGAACCCCAGCGCGCTGAGTTTTCCAGTCCGGCTCGTGCGGATGTTTTTCGGTGCGGGTTTGATGGAGGAGTTGTTGAAAGTCGTACCGCTCTTTTTGATTTTGGGCTTGAGTCGTGGCGCCAAACCCGCCGTCAAAAATCGCTGGGGAATTACGGAACCGTTGGATGGCATCTTACTCGGAGCGGCTTCAGCGATCGGATTTACGATGAGTGAGACCTTGGGCCAATATGTGCCAGAAATCATCCAAAGTGCTCAATTTGAAGCCGGTCAGTTGCGGGGATTACAGCTGCTGATTCCGCGTTTGCTGGGAGCAATTTCTGGGCATATGGCCTATAGCGGCTACTTTGGTTATTTCATCGGACTCTCAGTCCTGCGGCCAAGATCACGTTGGCGGATCTTAGGAATTGGCTACATCACAGCGGCCGGCTTACATGCACTTTGGAATACTATGGGTGGCGTAAATCCAGTTCTATTAGCAATCGTCGGGATGTTGTCCTATGCGTTCCTCGCTGCATCAATTGTTAAAGCGCGATCACTATCACCTAACCGCCAGAAAAACTTTGCGACTCGGCTGAAAGAGGATTAA
- the def gene encoding peptide deformylase, with translation MATSSIVVEKKKLKHPPLEVHELGDKVLRQPAKRVTKIDDELRETVRKMLQTMYSQDGIGLAAPQVGIHKQLVVIDCELEDPEAKPYVLINPEIKKFGSELAKDQEGCLSVPGVFADVVRPDAIEVTYKDESGRLQKLKADGILARVIQHEIDHLNGVMFVDRVDNRLALDQELAKQGFSPKAVKPLA, from the coding sequence ATGGCAACCAGTAGCATCGTAGTCGAGAAAAAGAAGCTCAAGCATCCCCCGCTTGAAGTCCACGAACTCGGGGATAAAGTCTTACGCCAGCCGGCCAAGCGCGTCACCAAAATTGATGATGAGCTACGCGAAACGGTTCGGAAGATGCTGCAAACTATGTATAGCCAAGATGGCATTGGATTAGCGGCACCGCAAGTCGGAATTCATAAGCAACTCGTTGTCATTGACTGTGAGCTTGAGGATCCCGAGGCTAAGCCCTATGTGTTGATTAATCCTGAGATTAAAAAATTTGGCAGCGAATTGGCCAAGGATCAAGAGGGTTGCCTCAGTGTTCCTGGTGTTTTTGCTGATGTTGTGCGTCCGGATGCGATTGAAGTAACTTACAAAGATGAATCGGGCCGACTGCAAAAACTCAAAGCGGATGGCATCCTTGCCCGTGTGATTCAACATGAAATCGATCATTTGAATGGCGTCATGTTTGTCGATCGCGTCGATAACCGCCTCGCCCTTGATCAAGAACTGGCCAAACAGGGGTTTAGTCCCAAAGCGGTTAAACCATTAGCCTAG
- a CDS encoding helix-turn-helix domain-containing protein translates to MNTNAQTPATLHFPDILSTSPILTSHDSGWSDLSLEMHHLPKGGTPSICLDHHIIGINMSRSIDCEFEVEGKIRKFGLLSGEMNIMPAGYTFSTYWNREISATTVNLSKQLLNRNAVELCAIDQVELIPRLDVNDPLITQIAVTLSRIVKDHQDDAQQMYVKTMANALAVHLLRNYATQETQKIRSIGPLSPRQLKHVLDYINASLEHRIELRELAALTELSQYYFARSFKQAIGVSPHQYVIQQRVERAKRLLRANRMSISEVAVAVGFSHQSHLTRHFKRLTGVTPKTFQQT, encoded by the coding sequence GTGAACACTAACGCTCAAACACCAGCTACGTTACATTTTCCTGACATTTTAAGCACCTCACCAATCCTTACCAGTCATGATAGTGGTTGGTCAGATCTGAGCTTAGAAATGCATCATCTACCCAAAGGTGGAACACCGTCTATATGTCTCGATCATCATATTATTGGGATTAATATGAGTCGATCGATTGATTGTGAGTTTGAAGTTGAGGGGAAGATCCGCAAATTCGGCTTGTTGTCCGGCGAGATGAATATTATGCCGGCGGGTTATACGTTTAGCACCTACTGGAATCGTGAAATCAGCGCCACCACGGTGAATCTTTCCAAACAATTACTCAATCGGAATGCGGTTGAACTATGTGCAATCGATCAAGTTGAATTGATTCCGCGCTTGGACGTAAATGATCCACTGATTACCCAGATTGCTGTGACCTTGAGTCGGATCGTTAAGGATCACCAAGATGATGCCCAGCAAATGTATGTCAAAACAATGGCAAATGCCTTGGCGGTGCATCTATTACGGAACTATGCCACCCAAGAAACACAGAAGATTCGATCGATTGGACCATTATCACCGCGTCAGCTAAAGCATGTCTTAGACTACATCAATGCGTCTTTAGAGCATCGGATCGAGTTACGCGAGTTGGCCGCGCTGACCGAACTGAGTCAATATTACTTTGCCCGTTCTTTTAAACAGGCTATTGGGGTCAGTCCACATCAATATGTGATTCAACAGCGGGTTGAGCGTGCCAAACGCCTATTACGTGCGAATAGGATGAGTATTAGCGAAGTGGCAGTTGCAGTTGGATTTAGTCATCAAAGTCATCTGACGCGGCATTTCAAGCGCTTGACTGGTGTCACCCCAAAAACCTTTCAACAAACATAA
- a CDS encoding DUF952 domain-containing protein: MIFHITEQSIWSAAQSSGDYRAPSLETEGFIHLSERSQVLWVASQFYAQTSGLLLLGIEPAQLAAELRYDTVPGHGTFPHLYGPLNLDAVVQVWPFEPQANGHFVMPS, encoded by the coding sequence ATGATTTTTCACATTACAGAACAATCCATTTGGTCAGCCGCCCAATCCAGCGGTGATTATCGGGCTCCCTCGCTGGAGACTGAAGGGTTTATTCATTTGTCTGAACGATCGCAGGTGCTGTGGGTCGCGAGTCAGTTTTACGCCCAAACATCGGGATTACTCTTACTGGGCATCGAGCCGGCTCAGCTCGCGGCGGAGTTACGTTATGACACAGTTCCTGGACATGGGACATTTCCACACCTCTATGGCCCGCTCAATCTTGATGCTGTCGTGCAAGTTTGGCCCTTTGAGCCGCAGGCCAATGGCCACTTTGTCATGCCTAGTTGA